The sequence ctgcagcgtACGGCATCACTACAGGACTCATACAACCTCAGGACAGAAAGTTTTACTGTGTTACAGGAAGGGGCTGTGAAACTCCTGATGAAGGACACCGGCCCAGGAAATTGCCACCTGGCTGGAACTCAATGAAGAAAgcaatcaataaattaattccCAACATCATGGTCAGTACTCTCGAGGATCCAAAGGATCGTGCATGGACGGCTATTATTAATCTCACAAAGGAATTTGGTGGACCAGGGAGAGGCCGCATCGTCATCCCGTTCAACCTTGGTGGTCTGAAAGAAAGAATCCCGTTCTACATTGTCACCTGGGTCATGTCTCTGGTGCTGTCGTTCGTCCGGATCAAAGCCACTGTCCATCTCGCTGCCTGTCTGGGTGATGGATTTAGAAAGCAGAAGTTTCCCAGGACGTTCCTGGAGGATCAGTACTCCTACACTATAGACGACACCGGGATGACATCTCAGTCCATGTTGAACATCACCCACCCCGAACTGTACAGGAACCTACAGGCCATATttgatagggttagggttctgtTCCAGCGAAGGTTTGTCTGAAGCTGAACTGATTTCCAAGTTCAATGAATCTCTGAGTTTTTTAACACGTTGGTATCAACAAACAATCCCATTTTAATCTGAAAGATGATTTCCAGTGTCGGAATCGTGTTCAAGATCTACGATCAATTTGAgtacttgtaaaaaaaaaaaaggtttgcaGCTGGAGTCACTGAGCCGCCAGAAAACCACGACCTCCGTTTTCTCCACTGATCAGATTCACACGTTAAAAATCCTATTTTCTGTGATCTAACCCTAAtgtagggcggctgtggctgacgGGGTccagtggtcgtcctccaaccagatgGTCGACTGATTGGatcaaatgtaatataatgatgTGAAGGAGTCGGAACGTGTCCGACATGGTCGCACCTGTAATGATACTCTGTATTATACATGCTTATGTAACCACACTAGTATCTGTGTTTATGCATATCACATGTGACAAGATGTCTGTTGGTGACTCACTAGGTGCCGCTCTCACCTCTTTTTGTATGAAAGAGAACAACCAACAATGTTTCTTGGTCTTACCCATCTTCACGTCTGCATGCTGTTAGATCGGTTTGATTGTCTTTGCCAAAGAATACGTGCACTTAAAAGACAATTAGGGTATTTTTTTCAGAAAATGATTTCCTCCACACACCTGAGCAGCAGGTCCCTGGTTCAATTCCCGACTGGATGGACCAGCGTTTAATTTCTCTGACCTCAGTCAAAAAGAACAACAGTCAATGCTAGGATCACCTCCACCAACCAATTCTATgtccctgtgacctttgaccactgagaCTCATCAGTTCATCTGAGTCTAAATgtacatttgtaccaaatttgaaaggattttcTGATCTCCTGCCTGtgcaacatcaggagaatacgcccccttctcactcagaaggcggtgcaggttctggtccaggctctggtcatctcacgtctagactactgtaactccctcctggcaggtctacctgctactgacatccgacctttgcagctcatccagaatgcagcagcacgACTGTTTGCCGTCCTGGCTCctagatggtggaatgagctccccatcgacatccggacatcagaaagtctacacatcttccgccgaaaactaaaaacacacctcttccaacTATaccttgagaaaaaaaaaatagtgacaactttttgaaactaacactttagtagcacttaaatcgcacttacttatagcactttgtagttttgctttattttgaagaaattgtactttcttgattcttgttgtcctgggtttgtaccctcggggttgaatgcacttattgtaagtcgctttggataaaagcgtcagctaaataaaatgtaatgtaaaaaataaataatcggaaaaaaaaggaaaaaatacttGTACAAGTACAATGTAATCTGATTACTTTCTGGCATGCAGACCCTGATGTATTTGTTTCCAAGCTAAACTGGTCCAACCTCTGAAGGAGCTGAACATGATCAGACACCAGCACAATGAAGAGATGAGGAAGACGTGCTTGTCACATGTTCATGTGTCACACATACTCAATCACCTCTGAAACTCAAAAGCAGAATGGAAACACTGTTCATACCCTGAACCATCAATAATcacttttatattgttatacAATTTAATAATGATCAATTATGAAATCTGTCATGACATCATTAATCCCACATGATGATTACTCTGCTAATATTAGTTAGTTGTAGATTCTGTCTCTAACCTTATTGGTTGTTCACGTTAAGCATTGCTACATGATGAGGTCATGATGAGGTCACGATGAGGTCATTCCCATGACCTATCAGAACAGTCAAGTGACATTATAGGTCACAACCTCTcagaacagtcacatgacatcagatGTCAGTGACATTTCCTTCAGCTGCAAACGTCTGAAGAAAATCCTTCAGTTCAGTTTCCATGTCGTTGTAtcctgaaacaaaaaaacacaacaaacaaaatgtgtaGAACTTGTAGTTTTCCGTGTGGTAGTTTCTCTTGCCGTGGATGATCTCGAGCTGCTGCGCTCTGTTCAGGTTGTCGAGTACTGACATCAGAGGGTCGTGTCCTTGTTACGTCTGTTCGttgttctttccttttcttttgtagGCAAGGACGGTGTCCCACTCGTCCAATAAGAAGGACAGATAAGCTTGTGACAGACGCTCCTGAAGACAGACAAAGATCAGTTACACACTGGTCCGTGGTTGTGTTCAGTTTTTTTAGGTTCTGAGAGAAACTTGGGGGAAGGTCTTAACTTTGTCTGCAGAACGCACAGACAGGAAGTAACACGTGATGATTTGATGATGATTTGAAGACTCACGTGCCAACAGGTCATCAGGGATGTAACACTCATGCTGACTTCATGAGTGCGTCACCTGATGGAAATGTAAGCTCGTTACCTGGCAGGTGGTGCAGGAGCAGAGTTTTGAGCGCCACCCTGACGGCCAGAACAATGCGCCTGACCAGAGTCTGTTCTGACCAATCCTCGGCAGTTCCTTCAGTCTGCAGCTAGACTCCACCTGATCCACCTTATAGATAGATCATTCATCAATGACTTGGATCAGAAAGAATGGTTGAGCATGTCTGAACCAGTGGAAGCCTCTCACCTGTGGTTTGTCAGGCACGTCTGTGTTTGAttctcctcctgtttcctccGTCACCTGAGCCGCTGCACCTGGGGCTGAACAGGAAGTACGTCACATGCAGGAAAAACATTACAAGTCTGCGGTGAATCAGGGAGTTACCTGCCAGGACATCAGCATAGgtccattgaaaattcctccagaatacgtacattttcaccactttctgattttctgcaaattttgtcAAGAATTTGagaatgttaaagccctcaaaaaaacaattaatttgcctgaaaaaaaaaaaaaagcatcagtCAGTGCccgtcagtgctcgggccctaactactGCTACTACAACTATAACACCTAAtaccactactactacaactactactacgtctaccactactactactactataatactactactactacaaccacTACTACTTCGaccattactactactactactacaattaCTAATagtaccactactactactactactggtactactactactcctactattactactactaatactactactaataataacattaaatcaaatcatCTCCAATTGCTCGGCTTTTATTTGTCTGCTCCTCCGGAACCTTTCTCTTCCCTTAGAAACAGGAAACGCAGTAAATAAGAGTCGCACCAGCCGGAAGTGGGCTACTGAAGTCACATTGAAGAGCAGGACCTCGGTCACAGTTATAACGGTAACTTATCACAACTTAGATACAATAACATTTATACTTTATTCATGTTGCCTCGTTGTTTATATCAGAACCATTTGTTAATTTCTTTTTTGTAGCGATACTATCTCGACTTTCACGTCCAGAGCGCAGCTACATTGctagttagcattagcatcaaCCCAAGAATTACCTCGCTGTGACTTTGGCAGAAACTACAACATTTCTTGAATGTTTGTATTCAGACGTCCTGCGTGTGACGTGTGTGGATGTAATGGTTGTTAACGTGTTTAATTAAATCTGTAGCAGCCGGATAGCTGCTAGCATCGTATGATGTTAGCTCACAGTCTGGATGCAGCTGACAGTCATGTTTATTGTGAGTTAAGTCATGTGAGAGTTTCTGACAGCGGAAGACGATATTCTTCTAACAACAACTTCATGTTTTAGTTGTCATTAGGATTTTCTGTCTGTTAATAACCAATCAGTTTATTTTCTAATAAACATTAGCACTGATTCATAATTGTTTGATTTTAAGGTTGTTGCAATTTACCACACATAACAGGATAATGTAAAGGTTATTATAAGGAGCTTACTGTAGTGCCACTGCACCTCAGCCTTAAAATGAGCCAGATAAGGTAGAAGCAGAGCACAGCTAGATGAAGGCTCCAGGGTAGATCCAGGACACACAGAAACTAAATACACTGTCATCAGGCCAGGAGTAACTGCAGGGTTTGTCTGGAGAGTGGGACCCCGGATATATATTTCTTAATTTGGCAGGAGATGGATCCATCTTGTAACTCAAACTTTAGTTAAAAAATTTCGTGAGATTTTGCAGTTGTTGATATTTTAATGCACTTGTTGATCTTTCAATATTACAAGTACATGGTCCAAGTTCTCTCTGGCCCATGGTGCTACTTTAAAATATATGTTAGTTGACTAACACTCAGTAATTTGCTCACGTCCACAGGACAAGTGACCAGTCCATTCATTCCTGATGACTTTACGTGGATGACCATCAACAATGTTTACTTCTAAGGTCGTCCCCTGTCTAAGTCTACTACGTAGAGCAACTGGTAAGCTGGAACATCTTTCTACTTCCGCTTCATTTCCTCAGGAAGTAATAACTCAAGATTACATCATTTCCTTTTACCCAGGTGCACTTCCCACCCATGGAGAGTTTCTGAACCGATGTGTCCAGCCGGTCTtccctgctctctccctctcactcagaCAGAATGTCAGTCACTACTCGACAGCAGCAGACAACACACCACCTCCCCGATGGACACAGCTCGAGCCAGAACTGGACGAGGCCCTCGTGCCACGTAAACTTTCAGTAAGTCCTCTGGAGAGCTGGCTCTCCCTGCGctactccctccctcccctgccgGAGTCCGCCCAGCCGCTGGAGGACATAGACCTGCTGGAGGAGAAGTTGCTGCCCCCCATCTGTGTCCCTGTTCTGGAGGATGACTCTGGCTCGGTGACGCCCCTCAGCTGTAAGAATGTTCTGAAGATCAGGCGGCGGATGATGAATCGGCATAAATACAGGAAGCTGCAGAAACGGATTAAGTTCTTGAAAAGGAGAGTGCTGGAAAgcaggggaaagaaaaaacaggtgAGTTTGTTCTCTGGAATTATTAAGGCCAGTAAGGGTCATATTTTGAGGAGACTTCTTGTCTTGAAGTCTTCTGCATGTAAACACAATTTTCCATAACCAGCAGAGCATGAGTTTGCCTCTTTAACATGGCCGACTCTGTCTTCTTGCTGTACAGAAACGATTTGAGGACGATCTGAGGAGGATTTGGACGCGAGCCGGACTGAAGAAGGCTCCAGAGGGATGGAGCGCACCGAAGATCTTCGTCAAACAGCACGGGAACAGAAGGTCGTGACAAACATCCACGGTGGTTTCGAGACTGAGTCGTATCCCTCACACTGGTCGTCTCTGTACGACACTCAACACAAAGCAGTTTAAACCGTCAGCCTCAATTTGTGTTTCACTGGTGTACAACGCTGAGTACAGTCATTTTTGACAAAGTGTACGTGATCTAATAAAGAGCTTTTACGGTCCAAAGCGTGGTGTGTGATATTTTCTGCTGACTGGTTCAGAGTAGTGTTTATGAGCAGTTTACAGTTTCCCTGTTCTTACTGTGGGTGGCAGTATTGTGCAAAGTCTGACATATTTGTCAGGTTTTATAGCACAACTGAAAAGATTAAGTGAACTCTGGTCAGCAACAGGAATATTTTCACTTCCCCTTCTACGTTTCGTTATTTGTCTATTATTAAGCTTTATATTACTTACACTTCCCTCTGAGTGCCAATCTAGTTTTTAGATTCAATTACTTTGTTCAATAAAATCTCATCAGGCCTTGGATTATAATGTAGGACGAGTATTAGGGCAACAGTGATGGGAAAAAAATTGCACACTCCGAGAATAAAGGCATCgttttatgagaataaagttgtaatagaAAGAGGGGACAGTGCCTGTGCTGTTCGCCTGCATGGACAGTCCACTCTCTGCCTCCAGCCAAATGTGTGGGAGACAACACAACGACCAGAGGAGGAATCAGAGGAAGAGTTCTGATGTGGAATTTTTGCGTCAGGGTCAGGATTACGTAGCAAAACCAGAGCCTCAGCTTTGCATTCagaatgtgagaaaacaggCCGAACAGCTGGTGATAGAAGAGCTTCAGAAGAGGCTGCTGGATGTTTCACTGAAGCTGTTGTTCGGCCTTGAGAGGTTTTCAGCATCAGATGATAACATCAGATTCCAGTTACGTTATGTCATACTCAACTTGCTCTCTCTTGTGGCTTTAATGTTTCAGAGCAAGATTGTGTTCATATTCACCTATAATCATATTATTCTTATATAAATtaacttaatttatttatactATAGACCTTTGAGAGTAACTCTTATGTGGGGAATACAAGA comes from Pleuronectes platessa chromosome 6, fPlePla1.1, whole genome shotgun sequence and encodes:
- the aurkaip1 gene encoding aurora kinase A-interacting protein yields the protein MFTSKVVPCLSLLRRATGALPTHGEFLNRCVQPVFPALSLSLRQNVSHYSTAADNTPPPRWTQLEPELDEALVPRKLSVSPLESWLSLRYSLPPLPESAQPLEDIDLLEEKLLPPICVPVLEDDSGSVTPLSCKNVLKIRRRMMNRHKYRKLQKRIKFLKRRVLESRGKKKQKRFEDDLRRIWTRAGLKKAPEGWSAPKIFVKQHGNRRS